The following proteins come from a genomic window of Lycium ferocissimum isolate CSIRO_LF1 chromosome 4, AGI_CSIRO_Lferr_CH_V1, whole genome shotgun sequence:
- the LOC132054166 gene encoding uncharacterized protein LOC132054166 — translation MGSESESKIADKSSPLVIHDFENVDGDKEQENDVGKGYSEENLQKSGNLISLADSAIGLNENLSEKGLSISENLENEEKNFSENDDKVHASEIAVGNQEENSLDLKIGDTNKGPGTEIENLNSADTENVLSTIVMSSSHAKLRGESARKHISDKPPNTRQRSRAQRETVLKDAKEKNKRKKRKRLIKNALRDKETVVIVSENEYEEESPQSAKKYSKKHSINKEKKPKEDEIVGDTHEDGNLEKNASGLAKKRKSVSGEEPGPTKKRQRIKELKFKGRKT, via the exons ATGGGTAGTGAGAGTGAAAGCAAGATTGCTGACAAATCCAGTCCACTGGTCATACATGATTTTGAAAATGTTGATGGTGATAaggaacaagaaaatgatgtTGGAAAAGGATATTCTGAGGAAAATCTCCAAAAATCAGGTAATCTTATCTCTCTTGCTGACTCTGCAATAGGTCTTAATGAGAACTTGTCTGAAAAAGGATTGAGCATATctgaaaatttagaaaatgaggagaaaaacttttctgaaaatgatgacaaagtACATGCTTCAGAGATTGCTGTAGGAAATCAGGAAGAAAACAGTCTTGATCTAAAAATAGGAGATACCAATAAGGGACCTGGTACTGAGATAGAAAATCTAAACAGTGCAGACACTGAAAATGTCTTATCAACTATTGTT ATGTCTTCAAGTCATGCTAAACTTCGTGGTGAAAGTGCAAGAAAGCACATCTCCGATAAGCCTCCCAATACTAGACAAAGAAGTAGGGCTCAACGTGAGACGGTTTTAAaagatgccaaagaaaagaataaacgaaagaaaaggaagaggcTGATAAAAAATGCCTTAAGAGATAAGGAAACCGTGGTTATAGTCtctgagaatgaatatgaagaaGAATCACCTCAATCAGCAAAGAAATACTCCAAGAAACACTcaataaacaaagaaaagaagccTAAGGAAGATGAGATTGTAGGAGACACTCATGAGGATGGAAATCTGGAGAAAAATGCATCTGGTCTTGCTAAGAAAAGGAAAAGTGTTTCAGGAGAAGAACCTGGTCCCACCAAGAAAAGACAAAGGATCAAAGAGTTAAAATTCAAAGGCAGGAAAACTTGA
- the LOC132053485 gene encoding cathecol O-methyltransferase 1: MESATDIKLPTQSQEERDCTYATQLLLSSVLPFVLHSSIQLEVFEILAKEAKATKLSAVEIVSHIPNCKNPDAAIMLDRMLYVLASYSLLDCDVVEEENGVAKRCYGLSGVGKFFVRDEDGASMGPLLALLQDKVFINSWFELKDAVLEGGVPFDRVHGVHIFEYPRLDPKFNDVYTKAMLNHTTVVMKKILENYKGFEGLKSLVDVGGGLGVNLKMITSKYPTIKGINFDLPHVVQDAPSYPGVEHVVGDMFESVPEGDAIFMKWILHDWSDSHCLKLLKNCHKALPDNGKVIVVEANLPAKPDTDAKVAGVSQCDLIMMAQYQGGKERSEEEFQALASEAGFKGVNLICCVCNFMVMEFYK; encoded by the exons ATGGAATCCGCAACAGATATCAAATTGCCAACACAATCACAAGAAGAGCGCGATTGTACGTATGCCACGCAGCTACTGTTATCCTCAGTTCTCCCCTTCGTGTTGCATTCGTCAATCCAATTAGAAGTATTCGAAATACTTGCAAAAGAAGCTAAGGCCACTAAACTATCTGCTGTAGAAATTGTTTCTCACATCCCTAACTGTAAGAACCCTGACGCGGCCATTATGCTGGACCGGATGCTTTACGTGTTGGCTAGTTATTCGTTGCTCGATTGCGACGTTGTTGAGGAGGAAAATGGGGTGGCTAAAAGGTGCTATGGTTTGTCTGGTGTGGGTAAATTCTTTGTCCGTGATGAAGATGGTGCGTCCATGGGGCCATTGTTGGCTTTGCTTCAAGATAAAGTATTCATTAATAGCTG GTTTGAACTAAAAGATGCAGTACTTGAAGGAGGAGTTCCATTTGACAGGGTTCATGGGGTACATATATTTGAATATCCAAGATTGGACCCAAAGTTCAATGATGTTTACACCAAGGCAATGCTCAACCACACAACTGTAGTCATGAAAAAAATACTTGAAAATTACAAAGGTTTTGAAGGCCTTAAAagtttggttgatgttggagGTGGTCTTGGAGTTAACCTCAAGATGATTACATCTAAATACCCCACAATTAAGGGCATTAATTTTGATTTGCCCCATGTTGTTCAAGATGCACCTTCCTATCCTG GGGTGGAACACGTTGTGGGAGATATGTTTGAAAGTGTTCCAGAAGGAGATGCAATTTTTATGAAG TGGATTCTTCATGACTGGAGTGATAGTCACTGCCTCAAGTTGCTAAAGAACTGCCACAAGGCTCTACCAGACAACGGAAAGGTGATCGTTGTGGAGGCCAATCTACCAGCGAAACCTGATACTGATGCCAAAGTTGCCGGTGTTTCGCAATGTGATCTGATCATGATGGCTCAATATCAGGGAGGCAAAGAGCGTTCTGAAGAGGAGTTTCAGGCATTGGCAAGTGAAGCCGGATTCAAAGGCGTTAACTTAATATGTTGTGTCTGTAATTTTATGGTCATGGAATTCTACAAGTAG